The sequence AAAACTTCCGTTTGTATTGGAAATTTCCAGCACCGGGTATAAGTCCATCGAAAAATTGGCAGAGACATCTCCCATTGCTATTCTACTGGAAACAGAAAGCAAGGTATTGAACGATGTTGTTGTTGTCGGTTATGGTACGCAATCTAAACGTGACCTTACCGGTGCAGTATCATCTATCAAAGCCAAAGACTTTAATTCCGGCGCTATTGTTTCTGTGGATGCCCTTATTTCCGGTAAAGCCGCGGGTGTTCAAATTACACAGGGATCATCAGAACCGGGTGGTGCTGTATCCATCCGGATCCGTGGCGCTAACTCTATCAATGCCAGTAATGAACCTCTCTATGTGATCGATGGTTTGCCTATTGATAATACACCGGTTACGCCTACTTCGAGTATTGTCAGCGAACCTACTGCGCGAAATCCATTGAATGCGCTGAACCCGGCCGATATCTTGTCGGTGGAAATCCTGAAAGATGCTTCGGCTACTGCCATATATGGATCACGTGGCGCTAACGGCGTTATCCTCATCACCACAAAGCATGGGTCAAAAGGTGCGCTGGCCGTGGAATACAACGTGCAGGGTGCCATCCAGAATGTGGCCAGGACTGTTCCCATGTTATCGACCTCGCAATATATCAGCCTCTTGAATGACCTGCGTGCTGCTGTCGGTTCCGCGCCCGAGTTCTCCGATTCCGCTATTAACGCAATTGGCAAAGGGGTGGACTGGCAGAAAGAAATATTCCGCCAGGGCTACAGCCAAAACCATCAACTGGGATTTTCCGGTGGACAGGATAAATTCACCTACTATGCCTCGCTGAATTACCTCAGCCAGTCCGGTGTGATTCTGAGCTCTGGTATCAAACGCTATGGCGGCCGGGTGAACCTGAATTATACCAGCGATAAATTCAGGTTCGGTATAAACCTGAATACCACTAAGATCGAGGATGATTATGTGCCCAATGGAACCAGTATCAATGAATCGGGTGGTATTATCAACTCTGCTATTTTCCAGGACCCTACCTTGCCTGTTTATAATAGCGACGGATCCTATGCACAAAGCTCCCTGGTGAACCTCGAAAATCCGCTCGGACTGGCCAATGCTGTTTATGATAATGCCAATTCCAACCGCACATTCGGAAATGTTTTTGCAGAATATTTTATCCTGCCGGAATTATCCGTTAAGGTGAATGCAGGAAGCGACAGGCAGGACTCACGTCGTGATACCTATGTTTCAAAAAATACAAAACGGGGCGCATCAACTAACGGTAACGGCTATGCAAAATCAGCCAATACAGAAAATAACCTGCTGGAACTTACCGCCCGTTACAGCAAAACTTTCAACGCCCATAAAGTGGAACTGTTAGGCGGGTATACCTTCCAGAACTTCAATTACAGATCCATCGGCGCCGGCGCCTCCAATTTTACAACCGATGCTTTCGAAACCAATAACCTGGGTGCCGGTTCCAATAGTACCTATACAATTGAAACCTATCGCGACAATAGTAAATTGCAATCCTTCCTGGGCCGCGTGAACTATAGTTTTGCCGGCAAATATTTGCTGACCGCAAACTTAAGGGCCGATGGTTCTTCCCGCTTCGGCGCTAATAATAAATATGGATATTTTCCATCTATCGCATTGGGCTGGCAGATCAAGGATGAAGCTTTCCTGGAATCCGTAGATGTTATTTCAAACCTGAAATTGCGCGCCAGCTATGGAAAAACCGGTAACCAGGAAATTGGTAATTACCGCTCCCTGGTTTTACTGGGAACCGTTGGCCAGGCTATCTTCGGTAATAGTGCTTTTGCCGGCATCTCTTCCAAACAATTCGCTAATGCTGACCTGAAATGGGAAACCACCCACCAGTTGGATATTGGACTTGATTTCGGCTTCTGGAATAACCGCCTTACGGGTTCCATTGACTATTACAGCAAGCAGACACAGGACCTCTTACTCGAACTGCCTATTCCCATTACGACGGGCTTCTCCACAACACTGGCAAACGTTGGGGAAGTTAAAAACCATGGCTGGGATATCCAGTTGAATTCAGTGAACACAACCGGTAAATTAAAATGGACCACCTCTGCTAACGTTTCCTTTGTTAAAAATTCGGTGGCGGGTATTGGTGACCTCACCGCCATCCTGCAGGGATCGGCCGGTTTTTTCACCAACTTCAGCATCATTAAAGTGGGCGAGCCTTTGAATGCTTATTATGGCTATGATGTGCTGGGTGTTTTGCAGGAAGGTGAAACCTATGCACCGCAGCCGCTTTCAAAACCCGGCGAATACAAATTCCGCGATGCGAATAACGATGGCAGTATCACCACAGCCGACAGGACCATCCTGGGTACGCCCTTTCCAGCTGTACTCTATGGCATTTCCAATGTGTTTAACTATGGCTCATTCGGACTCTCATTTTTCTTCCAGGGCGCCCAGGGTGGCGATATCCTGAACCTGAATATTTCTGAATCTGAGAACCCCATTTCTTTCCGTCGCAACAGGCTGGAACGTTCTTACACAGACCGCTGGACACCCGACAACCCGACAAATGAAAATTCATCGGCACTCACGCCTTCCCATCCTTATGTGGATGCGAGCGGAACCATCAACAGCCGGGCAGTTGAGGATGCCTCCTACCTGCGGTTAAAAAATATTACCCTCAGCTACGACATTCCTTTAGGTAACAAGAAGATCATCAAAGGCGCACAGGTTTACGTGGTTGGCCAGAACCTGGTGACCTTCTCGAACTACCTCGGCTTCGATCCTGAAATCAGCTCCTTCGGCACCTCGAATGTGCGGGCGGATTACAACGCGTATCCCCTGTCTAAAATCTACACCATTGGCCTTAACGTTAAATTCTGACCTCCTCAATTATTAGTATATGAAACGCTTTATTATATTGTCCCTTGCAGCGCTTACACTGGCTTGCAACAAATCTAAACTCGACGAAACCGTCTTCTCTTCATTGGGCGAAAGCAACTTTTACAAGAACCAGGCGGAAGCCAATTCCCTGGTGAATGCGGCCTACTCCTCTGAACAACTCCGGGCCTTCCGGAATTACTTTGTGGTGGATGAAATCCCCACAGGCACTGTCTATGACCGGGCCGGTGGACTCGAAGCCCTGGCTAAACCTTTTGAGAATTTTACCTGGGATGCCACCCACAGTTTTTTCTCGGGGTTCTGGAAAACACATTATACCACCATATACAGGGCTAACCTGGTGCTGGATAAAGTGCCGGCTATAGAATTTGATGCGACCGCAAAAAATGTGATCCTGGCCGAAGCCCGCTTCCTGCGCGCGTCTGCCTATGTTATCCTCAACGACCTCTTCGGCCCCGTGCCATTGATCACCAGCAGTGTCTCCAGTATTTCCGACCGGCCGCTAAGGGCTACCAAAGAGGAATTGAATAATTTTATTATCAGCGAATTCATTGCTGCTGCTGAAGTGCTGCCCACTGTTGCGTTGAAAGGTAAGGCAACAAAGGGGGCTGCTTATGCCCAACTGGCGAAATTCTACCTGAACCTCAAAGACTGGCAACATGCATCGGAATATGCGCAGAAAGTGATCGACTTATCTGTTTATGCACTCTTCGATGGCTCAGCCGACCGTAGTGAATTGTTTAATCCACTCTTCGAATCAAACCGGGAATTCATCTATATCCGGCCGCACCTTTCACAGGCCGGATTGGGCGATAATTATATTTCACACGCAGCTCCCCCCAATTACAAATGGCAGGGCGGCGTTAAGGATAACTATGCCACCCAGTTTAAAACCTATACCAGCTTTTACAATTCATTTGCGGATAATGATACCCGGAAGAATGCATTTATCACACAGTATTATAACAATAATAATGTGTTGGTTCAACTGGGCACCGATGATATCCGGAATTTTAAATTCAAGGAAGACCTCATAGCAACCGGGCCAAATAGCGGGAATGATTTTCCGGTGATCCGTTATGCTGATATCCTGCTGGCAAAAGCTGAAGCGTTAAATGAACTCAACGGACCCAATGCAGAATCCATTGACCTCCTGAACCAGGTGCGGAGAAAAGCCGGCATCGAAGACCTTTTATTGGCCGACCTATCTGCAAAAGACAACCTGCGGAATGCTATCTTCAGGGAACGGACCTGGGAATTTGTTGCGGAAGAATTGCACCGCCAGGACCAGATCAGGCAGGGTGTTTTTATCCGGCAGGCCAGGGACAGGGGCATTGAGGCCAAAGATTACCAGGTCTTGTTTCCTATCCCTAAATCTGAAATTGATATCAATCCAAAACTGGAACAGAATCCGGGCTATAATTAATACACACATGAGAAAATTCCTGGTTCTCCTCGCTGCCTCGCTGTTTGCGCATACTGCCGCAGACAGCCAGGCAACAGCGAAAAATAAGCCGAACATTATCCTCTTCCTGGTTGATGATATGGGCTGGGAAGATGCCCGTAAATACCATACCCCCAATATTGACAAACTGGCGGCAGGGGGTAAGGTGTTTACCAATGCCTATGCAAATAATGTTTGTACCCCAACGCGCGTGAGCCTGGTGACCGGGTTCAATGCCGCGCACCACCATATCACCAACTGGACCCACCCGGAGAAAGACCATTCCGCCGATGCACCGGATGACCAGTTCCTGCCAACGGAATGGAATTATAATGGCCTGAGTCCGCAACCCGGTATTCCACATACCTTTTATGCCAGGCCACTGCCGGCGATCCTTAAAGATGCCGGGTATTTTACCGTGCACGTGGGTAAAGCACATTGGGCCGCTCAGGGTACACCCGGGGTTTCGCCGTATAACCTGGGCTTTATCGTGAACATCTCCGGGCATGCAGCCGGCCATCCGCAGAGTTATTTATCGGAAGAGAATTATGGCAACCTGCCGGGAAAGAATTCTGCGCAATCGGTGCCGGACCTGGAAGAATATTACCAGTCGGGCACCTTCCTCACAGAAGCACTTACGAAGGAAGCCTTAAAAGCAATTGAGCTACCTGTGAAGAATAAGCAACCCTTTTTCCTGAACCTGGCCCACTATGCCGTGCATGTGCCGCTGATGGCAGATAAACGTTTCTTCCAGGCCTACCTCGACAAGGGCCTGGATTCTGCTGAAGCCCAATATGCTTCACTGGTGGAAGGCGTGGATGCCAGCCTGGGTGAAGTCATGCAATTCCTGGAGGACAGGAATATCGATAAAAACACTGTAGTGATCTTCCTGAGTGATAATGGGGGCCTTTCCAATTCACCGCCCCGCGGCGGCGAATCTTTCACCCATAACCTGCCTTTACGAGCCGGAAAAGGTTCGCTCTATGAAGGCGGTATCAGGGTGCCCCTGGTCGTGCGTTACCCGCCGTTGGTGAAGGCCAATTCTACCACGGCCCAGCCGGTTATTGCAGAAGATTTTTTCCCGACGGTTCTGGACCTGGCGGGCATTACACCTGCAGCCGCCGGCACACCAATTGATGGCCGCAGTTTTTATAACCGGTTAAAAGACCAGGGCAGCATGGATACCGGCCGGGCTTTCATCTGGCATTACCCGAATAAATGGAAAGCAGGTGATGGACCGGCAATCAACTATTATAGTGCGATCCGGAAAGGGGATTGGAAACTGGTGTACAGTTTACGGACAAGGCAGTCTGAATTGTATAACCTGCAGGCCGACCTGGGTGAATGGCATGATCTCGCCAAACAATATCCTGCCAAAGTAAAGGAGCTGGAAAAAGCCCTTGGGCAAATACTGAAATCCTATGATGCACCGATGCCGGTTGAAAGAAGCACGGGCATAAAACTTCCTTATCCCGGAACCAATTAAACAACACAAATGACTATGAAACTGAGCTATATAACCAGCCTTGCGGTAGTGATCCTGCAGGCCGTTTTACCCGCAGCGGCACATGCACAGGCTAAAAGACCGAATATCATTTTTATACTTTCCGACGACCACGCTTACCAGGCCACCAGTGCCTATGGTAATAAGCTGGTGCATACCCCAAATATCGACCGCATTGCCCGGGAAGGTGGTATCCTCTACAATAATTTCGTGGTGAATAGTATTTGTGGTCCCAGCAGGGCCACCCTGCTCACCGGCAAGTACAGCCATAAAAATGGCTATGCCCTGAACGAGAAGGAATTTGATGTGAACCAGGAAACCTTTCCGGTGCTGCTGCAGCAAAATGGCTACCAGACCGCCTGGATCGGCAAGCTGCACCTGGGCAGTTTACCTATTGGATTCGATTATTTTAATATCCTGCCCGGACAGGGCCATTATTACAATCCCGATTTCATCAACAACAGGAATGATACGGTTCGGTACAAAGGCTATGTGACTAACCTGATCTCGGATTTCTTTTTCAACTGGTTACAGGAAAGGGATACTTCGAAACCTTTCTTTGCAGTGGTGGGCGAGAAAGCCACACACCGTAGCTGGCTTCCCGATATTCCCGACCTGGGCGCTTACGACAATATCGACTTTCCATTGCCCGAAACTTTTTATGACAACTACGAGAACAGGCTGGCAGCGCTTGACCAGGACATGACCATCGACAAAACCATGCGCCTGAAAGAGGACCTGAAAATCGGGGCACAGTTTGGGGTGCCGGGTACGGGCAGGTTTGGTGAACCTTCAAGGCTCGATTCAACGCAGGCCGCAGCCTATGCAGCTTATTACGGCAAGATCACCAAAGAATTCGAAGCGAAAAAGCTGGATGGAAAAGCATTGGCCGAATGGAAATTCCAGCGCTACCTGAAAGATTATTATGCAACCGCAAAATCACTGGACCGCAATATTGGCAAGATCCTCAATTACCTCGATAGCACGGGCCTCAGCAGGAATACCGTGGTCATCTATGCCTCAGACCAGGGCTTTTACCTGGGTGAACATGGCTGGTTTGACAAACGCTTTATTTATGAGGAATCTTTAAAGACGCCTTTCGTGGTTCGCTATCCCGGTGTTATAAAACCGGGCACTACCATCAATAGTTTTGTTTCCAATACCGACTGGAATCCCACCATACTCGATATTGCCGGTGTTAAAGCACCTGCGGAAGTTCAGGGCCGTTCTATCTTACCCCTGCTCGAAGGCAAGACACCGAAGGACTGGCGCCAGGAGCAATATTACCACTACTATGAATTCCCGGAGCCGCACCATGTATCACCGCATTTCGGTATTCGCACCCAGGATTTTGTACTGGTGCGTTTTTACACTGGCGTTGAATCATGGGAGTTATACGACCTGAAAAAAGATCCCCACGAAATAAAGAATGTATATGCCGATCCGAAATACGCCAAAACCATAACCGCCCTGAAGCAACAATTAAAAGCGCAGATCCTGCAGTATGATGATCAGGAAGCGTTAAAGATTTTTAAGCAGTCGGTGAAATAGGGGTGGACTGACGGCGTAAACTTATGGATGACATCTGCTGATGGTTTCTTTTTTTCCCGATGAAGGTTTCAACGGATCAACCACTTCAAAGTTGGCCATCATACCTGCTGCATGATGTTCAATGATATGGCAATGGTACATCCACATACCCGGACGGTTATCCGGCATCCACGCAATTTTAAGCACAGACCGGGGGGTAAGATTATACGTGTCTTTCCAGGCGCTATACGCCGGCGCCTGGCCATTTTCTTCCAGCACCTGGAAGAAGAAACCATGCAAATGGAACGGATGATCCATTA comes from Flavihumibacter fluvii and encodes:
- a CDS encoding SusC/RagA family TonB-linked outer membrane protein, producing MKLKFYFALLSLSLALSNIVVGQSNAVINSVFRGKVTDNRTHEVLQGVSIRIKGTTNQTQTNEKGEFELQTGQKLPFVLEISSTGYKSIEKLAETSPIAILLETESKVLNDVVVVGYGTQSKRDLTGAVSSIKAKDFNSGAIVSVDALISGKAAGVQITQGSSEPGGAVSIRIRGANSINASNEPLYVIDGLPIDNTPVTPTSSIVSEPTARNPLNALNPADILSVEILKDASATAIYGSRGANGVILITTKHGSKGALAVEYNVQGAIQNVARTVPMLSTSQYISLLNDLRAAVGSAPEFSDSAINAIGKGVDWQKEIFRQGYSQNHQLGFSGGQDKFTYYASLNYLSQSGVILSSGIKRYGGRVNLNYTSDKFRFGINLNTTKIEDDYVPNGTSINESGGIINSAIFQDPTLPVYNSDGSYAQSSLVNLENPLGLANAVYDNANSNRTFGNVFAEYFILPELSVKVNAGSDRQDSRRDTYVSKNTKRGASTNGNGYAKSANTENNLLELTARYSKTFNAHKVELLGGYTFQNFNYRSIGAGASNFTTDAFETNNLGAGSNSTYTIETYRDNSKLQSFLGRVNYSFAGKYLLTANLRADGSSRFGANNKYGYFPSIALGWQIKDEAFLESVDVISNLKLRASYGKTGNQEIGNYRSLVLLGTVGQAIFGNSAFAGISSKQFANADLKWETTHQLDIGLDFGFWNNRLTGSIDYYSKQTQDLLLELPIPITTGFSTTLANVGEVKNHGWDIQLNSVNTTGKLKWTTSANVSFVKNSVAGIGDLTAILQGSAGFFTNFSIIKVGEPLNAYYGYDVLGVLQEGETYAPQPLSKPGEYKFRDANNDGSITTADRTILGTPFPAVLYGISNVFNYGSFGLSFFFQGAQGGDILNLNISESENPISFRRNRLERSYTDRWTPDNPTNENSSALTPSHPYVDASGTINSRAVEDASYLRLKNITLSYDIPLGNKKIIKGAQVYVVGQNLVTFSNYLGFDPEISSFGTSNVRADYNAYPLSKIYTIGLNVKF
- a CDS encoding RagB/SusD family nutrient uptake outer membrane protein, with translation MKRFIILSLAALTLACNKSKLDETVFSSLGESNFYKNQAEANSLVNAAYSSEQLRAFRNYFVVDEIPTGTVYDRAGGLEALAKPFENFTWDATHSFFSGFWKTHYTTIYRANLVLDKVPAIEFDATAKNVILAEARFLRASAYVILNDLFGPVPLITSSVSSISDRPLRATKEELNNFIISEFIAAAEVLPTVALKGKATKGAAYAQLAKFYLNLKDWQHASEYAQKVIDLSVYALFDGSADRSELFNPLFESNREFIYIRPHLSQAGLGDNYISHAAPPNYKWQGGVKDNYATQFKTYTSFYNSFADNDTRKNAFITQYYNNNNVLVQLGTDDIRNFKFKEDLIATGPNSGNDFPVIRYADILLAKAEALNELNGPNAESIDLLNQVRRKAGIEDLLLADLSAKDNLRNAIFRERTWEFVAEELHRQDQIRQGVFIRQARDRGIEAKDYQVLFPIPKSEIDINPKLEQNPGYN
- a CDS encoding sulfatase; protein product: MRKFLVLLAASLFAHTAADSQATAKNKPNIILFLVDDMGWEDARKYHTPNIDKLAAGGKVFTNAYANNVCTPTRVSLVTGFNAAHHHITNWTHPEKDHSADAPDDQFLPTEWNYNGLSPQPGIPHTFYARPLPAILKDAGYFTVHVGKAHWAAQGTPGVSPYNLGFIVNISGHAAGHPQSYLSEENYGNLPGKNSAQSVPDLEEYYQSGTFLTEALTKEALKAIELPVKNKQPFFLNLAHYAVHVPLMADKRFFQAYLDKGLDSAEAQYASLVEGVDASLGEVMQFLEDRNIDKNTVVIFLSDNGGLSNSPPRGGESFTHNLPLRAGKGSLYEGGIRVPLVVRYPPLVKANSTTAQPVIAEDFFPTVLDLAGITPAAAGTPIDGRSFYNRLKDQGSMDTGRAFIWHYPNKWKAGDGPAINYYSAIRKGDWKLVYSLRTRQSELYNLQADLGEWHDLAKQYPAKVKELEKALGQILKSYDAPMPVERSTGIKLPYPGTN
- a CDS encoding sulfatase family protein; the encoded protein is MTMKLSYITSLAVVILQAVLPAAAHAQAKRPNIIFILSDDHAYQATSAYGNKLVHTPNIDRIAREGGILYNNFVVNSICGPSRATLLTGKYSHKNGYALNEKEFDVNQETFPVLLQQNGYQTAWIGKLHLGSLPIGFDYFNILPGQGHYYNPDFINNRNDTVRYKGYVTNLISDFFFNWLQERDTSKPFFAVVGEKATHRSWLPDIPDLGAYDNIDFPLPETFYDNYENRLAALDQDMTIDKTMRLKEDLKIGAQFGVPGTGRFGEPSRLDSTQAAAYAAYYGKITKEFEAKKLDGKALAEWKFQRYLKDYYATAKSLDRNIGKILNYLDSTGLSRNTVVIYASDQGFYLGEHGWFDKRFIYEESLKTPFVVRYPGVIKPGTTINSFVSNTDWNPTILDIAGVKAPAEVQGRSILPLLEGKTPKDWRQEQYYHYYEFPEPHHVSPHFGIRTQDFVLVRFYTGVESWELYDLKKDPHEIKNVYADPKYAKTITALKQQLKAQILQYDDQEALKIFKQSVK